A stretch of Sphingomicrobium flavum DNA encodes these proteins:
- a CDS encoding DUF2207 domain-containing protein yields MLLRWLLMLAMLFAAPSLARADERILSFHSDIKIAQDGSLDITESIRVRAENIQIRRGIYRELPTRYRGESGRVVDVGFELIDTWLDGAPVTTRIEHEANGVRIRMGDADRLVARGEHVYAIRYRVKRAIGFFDGYDEIYWNITGNDWSFPIDRASTAIALPQAATFGNRAFYTGRPGSTAGNARAIREEAGSIRIETTRGLAPREGLSVAVAFPKGIVTPPSAAEQQWRAIAAWLPAAAGLSGLLLVIFYYWYAWKHVGRDPRPGTVVPLFAPPDGMSPAEIRYLVKQRIDDRAFAAAMVEAGVKGHIRLVEESGGLLSKGKTRIDRMGRDAPKRPLGKAEVSMLDRLLDPGQSLKIEQEHHADFAAARRRLGRHFSDIHTGKSFHRNGSWAAAGVLVWILSIWLTSIGVVLAADAANPLHLLLAIAGTAIGALLFFGAPEDGAALRWPIIIFAILFGLAGFISGFPFIPMAVKVGGPAPVLIPAFIGGVVMLSGFFWMSAPTVAGRARLDEVAGFKQYLATVEGERYDRMQAPTESLALFERFLPYAIALGVENRWADRFKDRLEAASTMPGRQDDHFLWYSGSHSPWSNPGGFSKAMGASLAGSIASAATAPGSSSGSGGGGFSGGGGGGGGGGGW; encoded by the coding sequence TTGCTGCTGCGCTGGCTCCTCATGCTGGCCATGCTGTTTGCCGCGCCCTCGCTGGCGCGGGCGGACGAACGCATCCTCTCTTTCCATAGCGACATCAAGATTGCCCAGGATGGCAGCCTCGATATTACCGAGAGCATCCGGGTGCGCGCCGAGAATATCCAGATCAGGCGCGGCATCTATCGCGAACTGCCGACCCGCTACCGAGGCGAAAGCGGGCGCGTCGTCGATGTGGGCTTCGAACTGATCGACACCTGGCTCGATGGCGCGCCGGTCACCACCCGGATCGAACATGAAGCCAATGGCGTGCGCATCCGCATGGGCGATGCCGATCGGCTCGTGGCGCGCGGGGAACATGTCTATGCGATCCGCTACCGCGTCAAACGAGCGATCGGCTTTTTCGATGGCTATGACGAAATCTACTGGAACATCACCGGCAATGACTGGTCCTTCCCCATCGATCGTGCCAGCACTGCCATCGCCCTGCCCCAGGCCGCAACGTTCGGGAACCGCGCCTTCTATACCGGCAGGCCGGGTTCGACCGCCGGCAATGCGCGCGCCATCCGTGAAGAGGCCGGCAGCATTCGCATCGAAACCACCCGCGGCCTCGCCCCCCGCGAGGGGCTGAGCGTCGCCGTCGCCTTCCCCAAGGGCATCGTCACCCCACCAAGCGCCGCCGAGCAGCAATGGCGTGCCATCGCCGCCTGGCTGCCTGCAGCGGCTGGGCTTTCCGGCCTGCTACTGGTCATTTTCTATTACTGGTATGCCTGGAAGCATGTCGGGCGCGATCCCAGGCCAGGTACGGTTGTTCCCCTGTTCGCCCCGCCCGACGGCATGTCGCCGGCAGAAATTCGCTACCTGGTCAAGCAGCGCATCGACGATCGCGCCTTTGCCGCTGCCATGGTGGAAGCGGGGGTAAAGGGTCATATTCGCCTCGTCGAGGAAAGCGGCGGGCTGCTCAGCAAGGGAAAGACGCGGATCGACCGGATGGGCAGAGACGCGCCCAAACGTCCGCTCGGCAAGGCTGAAGTCTCGATGCTCGACCGCCTGCTCGATCCCGGCCAGAGCCTCAAGATCGAACAGGAGCATCATGCAGATTTCGCGGCGGCGCGCCGTCGGCTCGGGCGCCACTTTTCCGATATTCATACGGGCAAGAGCTTTCACCGTAACGGCAGCTGGGCCGCCGCCGGCGTGCTGGTCTGGATCCTCTCCATCTGGCTGACGTCGATCGGCGTGGTGTTGGCAGCCGATGCCGCCAATCCGCTGCATCTGCTGCTGGCGATTGCCGGCACTGCGATTGGTGCGCTGCTCTTCTTCGGCGCTCCAGAAGACGGCGCTGCGCTGCGCTGGCCCATCATCATCTTCGCCATCCTGTTCGGATTAGCAGGCTTCATCTCCGGCTTCCCCTTCATCCCGATGGCCGTCAAGGTCGGCGGTCCCGCGCCGGTGCTGATCCCGGCATTCATTGGCGGCGTGGTGATGCTGAGCGGTTTTTTCTGGATGTCCGCCCCCACCGTGGCGGGCCGCGCCCGGCTCGATGAGGTTGCCGGCTTCAAGCAATATCTTGCCACCGTCGAGGGCGAGCGATACGACCGCATGCAGGCCCCGACCGAAAGCCTCGCTTTGTTCGAACGCTTCCTGCCCTATGCCATCGCGCTCGGGGTCGAAAATCGCTGGGCCGACAGGTTCAAGGATCGGCTCGAGGCCGCGTCCACCATGCCGGGGCGTCAGGACGATCATTTCCTCTGGTATTCGGGCTCGCACTCGCCCTGGTCCAACCCGGGCGGCTTTTCCAAGGCCATGGGGGCCAGCCTGGCCGGCAGCATCGCCTCGGCCGCTACCGCGCCCGGCTCATCCAGCGGTTCGGGCGGTGGCGGCTTTTCCGGCGGCGGCGGCGGTGGTGGCGGCGGCGGCGGCTGGTAA
- a CDS encoding TonB-dependent receptor plug domain-containing protein — translation MFQDLPPPPAVEQPAEDYEEVLPILLMLEPGPAQIVITASREPIYASSSSKSTTVISSETIEKLGPTRSVDILRLTPSLAVAETGPAGTQAQIRIRGAEANHSLLFIEGIKANDPAAGNEARFELIGEGSYDFIEIVRGPQSSLWGSEAIGGLITSRSHDRYTHGTRLATKAEAGSFGTLSGLAKLELGDRRTGLTMTLAGQRSDGIDSFGSDGEKDGYRNLSARFSGSVELSDHIQLETSGFAIDANSEFDGFDPFTFQRADTQDESDQRIGAIRAGLSIDPSHDWGFWIGGSALGSSNINLLDDTETNRTSAERYTALGMASHHFELFGASQSLNLAIDHEREDFRADDIAFGGFTRQDQHRDRSGAALEWRIDLPRDANVQLALRHDDFSDFADATSFSAGLMVPLADNLDLTANYGEGIAQPSFYDLYGFFPGSFVGNPALKPESSKGYDIGLRFDVDDFYGSLVWFEQDLDDEIVDIFDPTTFLSTTANGEGKSRRRGLELVAGYGSSRLPFDLSFNYSYLDAEGPQAPDGSRLRETRRPKHRAALHLTGKSGDLDYGASLAIVGARFDDDFDRFPAERVKLDAYALASARIGYELNDKIELSLRGTNLFDADYQDVVGYETQGRAIFLGISLAP, via the coding sequence ATGTTTCAGGATTTACCACCACCGCCTGCGGTCGAACAGCCGGCAGAGGATTATGAAGAAGTCCTCCCCATCTTGCTGATGCTCGAGCCCGGCCCCGCACAAATCGTGATTACCGCGTCACGCGAGCCCATCTACGCGAGTAGTTCGAGCAAGAGCACGACCGTCATCTCCTCGGAGACGATCGAGAAGCTCGGCCCGACGCGCTCGGTTGATATATTGCGCCTTACGCCCTCGCTTGCGGTCGCGGAAACCGGTCCCGCGGGAACGCAGGCGCAAATCCGCATTCGCGGCGCAGAGGCCAATCACAGCCTGCTCTTCATCGAGGGGATCAAGGCCAACGATCCTGCTGCCGGTAACGAAGCGCGCTTCGAACTGATTGGCGAAGGCAGCTATGATTTCATCGAAATCGTGCGCGGACCCCAATCCTCGCTCTGGGGAAGCGAGGCAATAGGCGGGCTCATCACCTCTCGCAGCCATGATCGCTACACCCATGGCACACGCCTGGCGACAAAGGCCGAGGCGGGCAGTTTTGGCACGCTCTCGGGGCTTGCCAAGCTGGAGTTGGGCGACCGCAGGACGGGGCTGACCATGACCTTGGCTGGTCAACGTAGCGATGGCATCGACAGTTTTGGCTCCGACGGCGAGAAGGACGGCTATCGCAACTTGTCGGCCCGCTTCTCTGGTTCTGTCGAGCTGAGCGATCACATTCAACTGGAAACCAGCGGCTTCGCCATCGATGCCAACAGCGAATTTGATGGCTTCGATCCTTTCACCTTTCAACGTGCCGACACGCAGGACGAGAGCGATCAGCGCATTGGCGCCATCCGCGCTGGACTGTCGATCGATCCCAGCCATGATTGGGGCTTCTGGATCGGTGGGTCGGCACTGGGGTCGAGCAACATCAATCTGCTCGACGATACGGAAACAAATCGCACTTCTGCCGAGCGGTATACGGCGCTTGGCATGGCTTCGCATCACTTCGAGCTCTTCGGCGCTTCCCAGTCGCTGAACCTCGCCATCGATCATGAACGTGAGGATTTCCGCGCGGACGACATCGCCTTCGGCGGGTTCACCCGGCAAGACCAACATCGTGATCGGTCGGGTGCGGCTTTGGAATGGCGGATCGACCTACCCCGGGACGCAAATGTGCAATTGGCGCTACGGCATGACGATTTCAGCGACTTTGCCGATGCTACCAGCTTTTCGGCGGGCCTGATGGTACCGCTCGCCGACAATCTGGACCTTACCGCCAACTATGGCGAAGGCATTGCGCAGCCCAGCTTCTACGACCTTTACGGCTTCTTCCCGGGTAGCTTTGTCGGCAATCCTGCGCTCAAGCCCGAAAGCAGCAAGGGCTATGATATCGGCCTTCGGTTTGATGTAGACGATTTCTACGGTAGCCTGGTCTGGTTCGAGCAGGATCTAGACGATGAGATCGTCGACATTTTCGACCCGACCACTTTCCTTTCGACGACCGCCAATGGCGAAGGCAAGAGCCGGCGGCGCGGGTTGGAACTGGTCGCGGGCTATGGATCCAGTCGCCTGCCGTTCGATCTGAGCTTCAATTACAGCTATCTCGATGCGGAAGGCCCGCAGGCGCCCGACGGTTCGCGCCTGCGCGAAACGCGGCGACCGAAGCACCGTGCTGCCCTCCACCTCACCGGCAAAAGCGGCGATTTAGACTATGGCGCGTCGCTGGCCATCGTCGGCGCGCGATTCGATGACGATTTCGACCGTTTTCCGGCGGAACGGGTAAAGCTCGACGCCTATGCCCTCGCCTCCGCGCGCATCGGCTATGAACTCAATGACAAGATTGAACTGAGCCTGCGCGGCACCAACCTGTTCGATGCCGATTATCAGGATGTGGTCGGTTATGAAACGCAAGGGAGGGCCATCTTCCTTGGCATTTCTCTCGCTCCTTAG
- a CDS encoding FecCD family ABC transporter permease: MSRWALLAGVLLLVALHIGLPADLFAEVDNETARLILLELRAPRTLLTITYGATLGVCGAALQAIFANPLASPDITGAASGGAFGAVATAHFAGIAAPLAMAFGGALGAGAALLLLFLIAGRGADPARLLLAGLAIALAAGAGTSLLLALAPSPFAFYDSWRWLMGNLVERSWGQVLAAFIPALIACLWIWKDRRAYDLLALGEDVSAAMGMSPARLARRTIILSAIAVGACVAIAGAIGFVGLIAPIAARALVKGHPGRAIGPSALIGASVLLAADLLTRFAPDGRTIPVGVITALIGTPLFIALLLSLKPRVTS; the protein is encoded by the coding sequence ATGAGCAGATGGGCGCTCCTAGCCGGTGTGTTGCTGCTAGTGGCGCTGCATATCGGCCTGCCTGCCGACCTTTTTGCGGAGGTGGACAACGAAACCGCACGGCTGATCCTTCTGGAGCTGCGCGCGCCGCGCACCTTGTTGACCATCACCTATGGGGCCACGCTGGGAGTCTGCGGCGCAGCTTTGCAGGCCATTTTTGCCAATCCCCTCGCCTCGCCCGACATCACCGGGGCGGCATCGGGCGGCGCTTTTGGCGCTGTGGCGACGGCGCATTTCGCTGGAATCGCGGCGCCGCTTGCCATGGCCTTTGGCGGCGCGCTGGGCGCAGGCGCAGCCTTGCTGCTGCTGTTCCTGATTGCCGGCCGAGGCGCAGACCCCGCGCGCCTGCTGCTGGCGGGCCTGGCAATTGCGCTGGCGGCGGGCGCTGGCACTTCCCTGCTCCTCGCGCTCGCCCCCTCCCCCTTCGCGTTTTACGATAGCTGGCGCTGGCTGATGGGCAATCTGGTCGAGCGCAGCTGGGGCCAGGTGCTGGCCGCCTTCATCCCTGCCCTCATCGCCTGCCTGTGGATCTGGAAGGATCGGCGCGCCTATGATTTGCTGGCGCTTGGCGAGGATGTCAGCGCGGCGATGGGCATGTCGCCCGCGCGCCTGGCCCGCCGGACCATCATCCTGTCTGCCATCGCCGTCGGGGCCTGCGTCGCCATCGCCGGCGCCATCGGCTTTGTCGGCCTGATCGCGCCCATTGCGGCGCGTGCCTTGGTCAAAGGCCATCCGGGCCGCGCAATCGGGCCGTCTGCCCTGATCGGTGCGTCGGTACTGCTGGCGGCGGATCTGCTCACCCGCTTTGCACCCGATGGACGCACCATTCCCGTGGGCGTCATCACCGCGCTGATCGGAACGCCGCTCTTCATCGCGCTCCTGCTCTCGCTCAAGCCAAGGGTGACGTCATGA
- a CDS encoding ABC transporter substrate-binding protein, protein MAFLSLLSLAAAAPTFASLDLCADEYLLLLADRDQVASVSFLGKDEQETVLAARAQGLPANDGRIEGLIRTRPDVLLTSRPLAQAQRSMATRLGMRVVELPYAGHPAAVAQNVRSVGQMLGQQEKAKDWASRFNQLRTADRKSRKMLWIGSTSTALGDGGAAWLELAAIRVEQPRASLSRIEQVAASSLPLLVSNYRTDQYSRNAAWRDHPIVRQRMAGRIEVDGRPFTCAGPLMLDVVEGLRTR, encoded by the coding sequence TTGGCATTTCTCTCGCTCCTTAGCCTGGCCGCTGCCGCGCCGACCTTCGCCTCCCTCGATCTGTGCGCGGACGAATATCTGCTGCTGCTTGCCGACCGTGATCAGGTGGCGAGCGTCAGCTTCCTCGGCAAGGACGAGCAGGAAACGGTTTTGGCGGCGCGGGCTCAGGGCCTGCCCGCCAATGACGGCCGGATCGAAGGGCTGATCAGGACGCGGCCCGACGTGCTGCTGACCAGCCGCCCGTTGGCGCAGGCGCAGCGATCGATGGCCACACGCTTGGGGATGCGGGTCGTCGAATTGCCCTATGCCGGCCATCCGGCGGCTGTGGCGCAGAATGTCCGCTCGGTCGGACAAATGCTCGGCCAGCAGGAGAAGGCCAAAGACTGGGCATCTCGTTTCAATCAGCTGCGAACAGCGGATCGCAAGTCACGGAAAATGCTATGGATTGGCAGCACCTCGACCGCGTTGGGCGATGGCGGCGCAGCGTGGCTCGAATTGGCCGCAATCCGCGTCGAACAACCACGCGCCAGCCTGTCGCGGATCGAACAGGTGGCCGCGTCCAGCTTGCCCCTGCTGGTGAGCAATTATCGCACCGACCAATATAGCCGCAACGCCGCCTGGCGCGATCATCCCATCGTGCGCCAGCGCATGGCGGGCAGGATCGAGGTGGATGGCCGCCCCTTTACCTGCGCGGGCCCGCTGATGCTGGACGTGGTGGAAGGGCTGCGAACGCGATGA
- the fabZ gene encoding 3-hydroxyacyl-ACP dehydratase FabZ — MSEEAVNEVMGPLDVRRVMAALPHRYPLLLVDRVESLTKNDKITAIKAVSMNEQFFQGHFPDRPIMPGVLQIEALAQAAGVLAVESMDLAGSGKLVYFMAIENAKFRKPVEPGCLLQLDCEIVQMRRSICKFAGKASVDGEVTCEVQFTAMIADPPKDD; from the coding sequence ATGAGCGAAGAGGCGGTGAACGAGGTTATGGGCCCGCTGGATGTCCGGCGGGTCATGGCCGCCTTGCCGCATCGCTACCCCCTGTTGCTGGTCGACCGGGTCGAAAGCCTGACGAAGAACGATAAGATCACGGCCATCAAGGCGGTGTCGATGAACGAACAATTCTTCCAGGGCCATTTCCCCGATCGTCCGATCATGCCGGGCGTGCTGCAGATCGAGGCGCTGGCGCAGGCCGCCGGCGTGCTGGCGGTCGAAAGCATGGACCTCGCGGGGTCGGGCAAGCTGGTCTATTTCATGGCGATCGAGAATGCCAAGTTCAGGAAGCCGGTCGAACCCGGCTGCCTGCTGCAGCTCGATTGTGAAATCGTCCAGATGCGCCGCAGCATCTGCAAATTTGCCGGCAAGGCGTCGGTCGATGGCGAGGTGACGTGCGAAGTGCAGTTCACCGCCATGATCGCCGATCCGCCCAAGGACGATTAA
- a CDS encoding ABC transporter ATP-binding protein gives MTLQAIKARLEGRLEASDVTIETGKLIALVGPNGSGKTSLLRTLAAIAGTAEALTVDGRPLNGFAPAERARTLSYLPSSLQLHWPIPVADLLRLSPVAIDEQRVDELVEQLELQSFLDRPSNALSTGERARVLLARALANRPKLLLLDEPLANLDPYWVLKIVDLLRQEAAHGVAIVAALHDLAQLDAFDRCILMDQGRIIADGPCKKVAGEDIFAATFRLRKRQTGWTL, from the coding sequence ATGACGCTGCAGGCGATCAAGGCGCGGCTTGAGGGCCGCCTGGAGGCGAGTGACGTCACCATCGAGACTGGCAAGCTCATCGCGCTCGTCGGTCCCAATGGCAGCGGCAAGACCAGCCTCCTGCGCACGCTTGCCGCTATTGCCGGGACTGCCGAGGCACTGACTGTCGACGGGCGCCCGTTGAACGGTTTCGCACCGGCGGAACGCGCCCGAACCCTGTCTTACCTGCCCTCATCACTGCAATTGCATTGGCCCATCCCCGTTGCGGACCTTCTGCGCCTTTCGCCCGTCGCCATTGACGAACAGCGGGTCGATGAGCTGGTGGAACAGCTGGAGCTGCAGTCCTTCCTCGACCGCCCGTCCAATGCCCTGTCGACGGGCGAGCGTGCGCGCGTCCTGCTGGCACGCGCCCTTGCCAATCGCCCCAAGCTGCTGCTGCTCGATGAGCCGCTTGCCAATCTCGATCCCTATTGGGTGCTGAAGATCGTCGATCTGCTGCGGCAGGAAGCGGCACATGGAGTGGCCATTGTCGCCGCCCTCCACGACCTCGCCCAGCTTGACGCTTTCGATCGCTGCATCCTGATGGATCAAGGCCGGATCATCGCCGACGGGCCATGCAAAAAGGTCGCCGGTGAAGATATCTTCGCGGCGACCTTCAGATTGCGCAAAAGGCAGACTGGCTGGACGCTTTAA
- a CDS encoding GNAT family N-acetyltransferase, protein MGAHPAPVLTTERLILRGFVAEDFAAKHDILTQSGTQQFLGRPLSWSDHWRRVVSGVGQWTVRGYGGLMVVRKQDDRLIGDIGLFDAQRQIGFDGEPEMGWVFDRAMHGNGYALEACRALLQWADSHVQRDIWAIISPGNDPSYRLADKLGFAVIERSALEGDPIDILKRPYRG, encoded by the coding sequence GTGGGCGCGCATCCTGCGCCCGTGCTGACAACCGAACGGCTGATCCTTCGCGGCTTCGTCGCGGAGGATTTTGCTGCGAAACATGACATCCTGACCCAATCGGGCACGCAGCAGTTCCTGGGCCGGCCGCTATCCTGGTCGGACCATTGGCGGCGCGTGGTCAGCGGGGTCGGGCAATGGACCGTGCGCGGATATGGCGGGCTGATGGTCGTGCGCAAGCAAGATGACCGGCTGATCGGCGATATCGGCCTGTTCGATGCCCAGCGCCAAATCGGGTTCGACGGTGAGCCCGAGATGGGTTGGGTGTTCGACCGCGCCATGCATGGCAACGGCTATGCACTGGAAGCGTGCCGCGCGCTGCTGCAATGGGCCGACAGCCATGTGCAGCGCGATATCTGGGCGATCATCTCGCCGGGCAACGATCCGTCCTACCGACTGGCCGACAAGCTGGGCTTTGCCGTCATCGAGCGCAGTGCGCTGGAGGGTGACCCGATCGATATCCTGAAGCGGCCCTATCGCGGCTAG
- a CDS encoding LemA family protein, whose protein sequence is MSLPTIVFFVVLVLLIFWGIAIYNKLVRLRALVHEAFSGITVQLRRRADLIPNLVETVKGYATHERETLEKVIAQRGAAVSAKGVEATAAADAAFTGLLGRLLATVEAYPDLKADENFRQLQNELSEIEEDLQSSRRYYNATARDLNTRIQSVPDNLIAGTTGFKVEPYYEDGDESIKTAPQVDFN, encoded by the coding sequence ATGAGTTTGCCGACCATCGTTTTCTTCGTCGTGCTGGTGCTGCTGATCTTCTGGGGCATCGCCATCTACAACAAGCTGGTCCGCCTGCGCGCGCTGGTGCACGAAGCCTTTAGCGGCATCACGGTGCAGCTGCGCCGCCGCGCAGACCTGATCCCCAATCTGGTCGAAACCGTGAAAGGCTATGCCACCCACGAACGCGAAACGCTGGAAAAGGTGATCGCCCAGCGCGGCGCCGCCGTTTCCGCCAAGGGCGTGGAAGCGACCGCCGCTGCCGATGCCGCCTTCACCGGCCTGCTCGGCCGACTGCTCGCCACCGTCGAAGCCTATCCCGACCTCAAGGCCGATGAGAATTTCCGCCAGCTGCAGAATGAGCTGAGCGAGATCGAAGAGGATCTCCAATCCTCGCGCCGCTATTACAACGCCACCGCGCGCGACCTGAACACCCGTATCCAGAGCGTGCCCGACAATCTTATTGCGGGCACCACGGGCTTCAAGGTCGAGCCCTATTACGAGGATGGCGACGAGAGCATCAAGACCGCGCCCCAGGTGGACTTCAACTAG
- the rpmE gene encoding 50S ribosomal protein L31 encodes MKTDTHPEYHIINVEMTDGTTFQTKSTWGKEGDTLHLDIDPKTHPAWTGGSRRAAEGGRVDKFNKRFGGLSLSKKS; translated from the coding sequence ATGAAAACCGATACGCATCCCGAGTACCACATCATCAACGTCGAAATGACCGACGGCACCACCTTCCAGACCAAGTCCACCTGGGGCAAGGAAGGCGACACGCTGCACCTCGACATCGATCCCAAGACGCACCCGGCCTGGACCGGTGGTTCGCGCCGCGCCGCCGAAGGTGGCCGCGTGGACAAGTTCAACAAGCGTTTTGGCGGTCTGTCGCTCTCCAAGAAGAGCTAA
- a CDS encoding OmpH family outer membrane protein, with the protein MKKFLVPALIGAAFAMPAGAAAQQLPSTAIGVVDINQIQTTCTACVTARQQLQTQQQQLVQLRQSLQTPLTTEENAIQAEAQRLGDAARTNQALQQRVTTLQQNAANANRQLAQQEQIVQRNAAYVLQQINTQLSPAIDAVMARRGATVVMDASQLLKHNPAIDITADVLADLNARLTTIATVAPAPQQQPAQQQQPQGR; encoded by the coding sequence ATGAAGAAATTTCTTGTACCCGCGCTGATCGGCGCCGCATTCGCCATGCCGGCCGGTGCCGCTGCGCAGCAGCTTCCCTCGACTGCCATCGGCGTGGTCGACATCAACCAGATCCAGACCACCTGCACCGCCTGCGTCACCGCGCGCCAGCAGCTGCAGACCCAGCAGCAGCAGCTCGTCCAGCTGCGCCAGTCGCTCCAGACGCCGCTGACCACCGAAGAAAATGCGATCCAGGCCGAAGCACAGCGTCTTGGCGATGCGGCAAGGACCAACCAGGCGCTGCAGCAGCGTGTCACCACGCTCCAGCAGAACGCTGCCAATGCCAATCGCCAGCTGGCGCAGCAGGAACAGATCGTGCAGCGCAACGCCGCCTATGTGCTTCAGCAGATCAACACCCAGCTGAGCCCGGCGATCGACGCCGTCATGGCGCGCCGCGGTGCCACGGTCGTGATGGATGCCAGCCAGTTGCTCAAGCATAACCCGGCGATCGACATCACCGCGGACGTGCTGGCCGATCTCAATGCTCGCCTGACGACGATCGCCACGGTCGCCCCCGCGCCGCAGCAGCAGCCGGCGCAGCAGCAGCAGCCCCAGGGCCGATGA